The following proteins are encoded in a genomic region of Candidatus Zixiibacteriota bacterium:
- a CDS encoding ABC transporter ATP-binding protein — MNDMTQNGNIITLSDVRKTYDTGKVQVEALRGVDLVLRRGEFVTLVGPSGSGKSTLMNIIGCLDVPTDGTYDFNDEPVHKLSVNRLAEIRNQEIGFVFQNFNLLPYATALENVELPLVFRGIKAKERRHRALAVLERVGLGDRTGHKPTELSGGQMQRCAIARALANNPSLILADEPTGNLDTASGREIVDLFEELWKAGHTIMIITHDPNLPMRSERTLHLRDGRLENGNGAHV, encoded by the coding sequence ATGAACGATATGACACAGAACGGCAACATCATCACGCTATCGGATGTGCGCAAGACCTACGACACCGGCAAAGTGCAGGTGGAGGCATTGCGCGGCGTCGACTTGGTTCTGCGGCGCGGCGAATTCGTCACGCTGGTCGGCCCCAGCGGCTCGGGGAAATCGACCCTGATGAACATCATCGGCTGTCTCGATGTGCCGACCGATGGCACGTATGATTTCAACGACGAGCCGGTGCACAAGTTGTCGGTCAACCGTCTGGCGGAGATCCGCAATCAGGAGATCGGTTTCGTCTTTCAGAACTTCAATCTGCTGCCCTATGCGACCGCGCTGGAAAACGTCGAGTTGCCTCTGGTCTTTCGCGGGATCAAGGCCAAGGAGCGACGTCACCGCGCGCTGGCAGTGCTGGAACGGGTCGGCCTCGGCGATCGCACCGGGCACAAGCCCACCGAGCTCTCCGGCGGTCAGATGCAGCGTTGCGCCATTGCGCGCGCGCTGGCCAACAATCCCTCATTGATCCTGGCCGATGAGCCGACCGGAAACCTCGACACCGCCTCCGGGCGGGAGATCGTCGACCTCTTTGAGGAGCTGTGGAAGGCCGGGCACACGATCATGATCATCACCCACGATCCCAATCTCCCCATGCGCAGCGAACGCACCCTCCATTTGCGCGATGGGCGCCTCGAGAACGGCAACGGCGCGCACGTGTGA
- a CDS encoding ABC transporter permease yields the protein MGAVIFLKYFWAELRKQKKRAALTVAAIVWGTMSILLLLAFGEGLRTQLDRNSRGLGETIIIAWGGQTSIPYQGLPRGRRIRFLPEDVDVLKQSIPEIERIGAEYSNWGVDLVRGQKVLSQHVCGEYPTYQEMRSHYPTAGGRYLNESDMELKRRVIFLGYELATKLFGDEDPVGQTVMLASVPFTVIGVGQNKQQMEMYGGPDVDKASIPATTFHSLFGNKYLSNLVVQPQSDQLAEVVKSRMYQVMGARQKFDPTDKQALSIWDTIKGRREMRNMMLGMQIFMGIIGGMTLLIAGVGVANIMYVVIRERTKEIGIKMALGAKPRTISAQVLLEALLICFSGGAIGIFVSQLVCDLSALVPRDPKSAMAWLGNPTISVPIGLITISILALIGLASGYFPARKAARLNPAETLRYE from the coding sequence ATGGGCGCCGTGATCTTCCTCAAGTACTTCTGGGCCGAGTTGCGGAAGCAGAAAAAGCGCGCGGCGTTGACCGTGGCGGCGATCGTCTGGGGGACGATGTCGATCCTCCTGCTTCTGGCGTTCGGCGAAGGACTGCGTACGCAATTGGATCGCAACAGCCGCGGTCTGGGGGAGACGATCATCATCGCCTGGGGGGGCCAGACCTCGATCCCGTACCAAGGGCTGCCGCGCGGCCGACGGATCCGTTTTCTGCCCGAGGACGTGGACGTCCTCAAGCAGAGTATCCCCGAGATCGAGCGCATCGGCGCGGAGTACTCCAATTGGGGCGTCGATCTGGTGCGGGGGCAAAAGGTTCTTTCCCAACATGTTTGCGGTGAATACCCGACCTACCAGGAGATGCGGTCGCACTATCCGACCGCCGGCGGCCGCTACTTGAACGAGTCCGACATGGAGCTGAAGCGGCGCGTGATCTTCCTCGGCTATGAACTGGCCACGAAGCTCTTCGGAGATGAGGACCCCGTGGGACAGACCGTCATGCTGGCCTCTGTCCCCTTCACGGTGATCGGCGTCGGCCAAAACAAACAACAAATGGAAATGTACGGCGGCCCGGACGTCGACAAGGCCTCGATCCCGGCCACAACGTTCCATTCGCTCTTCGGCAACAAGTACCTGAGCAACCTGGTCGTCCAGCCGCAGTCGGACCAGCTCGCCGAGGTGGTCAAGAGCCGCATGTATCAGGTGATGGGTGCGCGGCAGAAGTTCGACCCGACCGACAAGCAGGCGCTCTCCATCTGGGATACCATCAAAGGACGTCGAGAGATGCGCAACATGATGCTGGGGATGCAGATCTTCATGGGCATCATCGGCGGCATGACGCTGCTCATCGCCGGTGTCGGCGTGGCCAACATCATGTATGTCGTCATCCGCGAGCGCACCAAGGAGATCGGCATCAAGATGGCGCTCGGCGCCAAGCCGAGGACGATCTCCGCCCAGGTGCTGCTGGAAGCGCTGTTGATCTGCTTCAGCGGCGGGGCGATCGGGATCTTCGTCTCGCAATTGGTCTGCGACCTGTCGGCACTCGTGCCCCGCGATCCGAAATCGGCGATGGCCTGGCTCGGTAACCCAACCATCTCCGTGCCGATCGGTCTGATCACGATCTCGATTCTGGCGCTGATCGGCCTGGCATCGGGGTATTTCCCCGCCCGCAAGGCGGCGCGACTGAACCCGGCGGAGACGTTGCGATATGAATAA